A window of the Acidovorax sp. YS12 genome harbors these coding sequences:
- a CDS encoding HAMP domain-containing histidine kinase produces the protein MPHDTRPLSLPGFLILIATAVGPMLALALDAAARRTGGLELGEGIPMLQHVDRAGTLDIAGVAALPATTLAHTTALRGYAQLWLPEGLDLWGSDMLSAGTFVLVATLAWQTRELLTRGTAWRRTDRVLAALGLLALAGVASVPLGRYNAWAWTASIIAWLVNILGTGVAAANLRCHGASAERVLVCVPYAVHTVAGTHLAAYFLGLAHARYEAGVLWQIEAFFFYTLITVAAATGLMQKYRASALAQKQLLAELAHSEQVLEERVLQRTSELLQAQNALHAALHSEREMRQEQRHFFDMVNHEFRTPLAVVDSAATEQQAFPSPETAPQVERAAQIRRACRRLMALVDNCLVSDRLDAQAFKPQWRDVPLADIVDAAAELVQWSRRHHLRLDTARAPAWWTCDPALVRIALSNLVDNAVKHAGPGEITLSAHSPAPGLLALAVSDQGPGLPPEAAQHLFARYERGARTGQASGYGLGLWVARRIAQLHGGDVQATASAQGGTCFTLTLASGGAAASAGRSSFNS, from the coding sequence ATGCCCCATGACACGCGCCCCCTCTCGCTGCCGGGGTTTCTGATCCTGATCGCCACCGCCGTCGGCCCGATGCTGGCGCTGGCGCTCGATGCGGCGGCACGGCGCACCGGCGGGCTGGAGCTGGGAGAGGGCATCCCCATGCTGCAGCACGTGGACCGCGCCGGCACGCTGGACATCGCCGGCGTGGCCGCCCTGCCCGCCACCACCCTGGCGCACACCACGGCCCTGCGCGGCTACGCCCAGCTCTGGCTGCCCGAAGGGCTGGACCTGTGGGGCAGCGACATGCTCAGCGCGGGCACCTTCGTGCTGGTCGCCACGCTGGCCTGGCAAACGCGCGAGCTGCTGACCCGCGGCACCGCCTGGCGCCGCACCGACAGGGTGCTCGCCGCGCTCGGGCTGCTGGCCCTGGCCGGCGTGGCCAGCGTCCCCCTGGGGCGCTACAACGCCTGGGCCTGGACGGCCAGCATCATCGCCTGGCTGGTGAACATCCTGGGCACCGGCGTGGCCGCCGCCAACCTGCGCTGCCACGGCGCCAGCGCCGAGCGCGTGCTGGTGTGCGTGCCCTATGCCGTGCACACCGTGGCGGGTACGCACCTGGCGGCGTACTTCCTGGGGCTGGCGCACGCGCGCTACGAGGCCGGGGTACTCTGGCAGATTGAGGCGTTCTTCTTCTACACCCTGATCACCGTCGCCGCCGCTACCGGGCTCATGCAGAAATACCGCGCTTCGGCCCTGGCGCAAAAGCAGCTGCTGGCAGAGCTTGCGCACTCCGAGCAGGTGCTGGAAGAGCGCGTGCTCCAGCGCACCAGCGAGCTGCTGCAGGCCCAGAACGCACTGCACGCCGCGCTGCACAGCGAGCGCGAGATGCGGCAAGAGCAGCGCCACTTCTTCGACATGGTCAACCACGAGTTCCGCACGCCCCTGGCAGTGGTGGACAGCGCCGCCACCGAACAGCAGGCCTTCCCCAGCCCGGAAACCGCTCCGCAGGTGGAGCGCGCGGCCCAGATCCGCCGCGCCTGCCGCCGCCTGATGGCGCTGGTGGACAACTGCCTGGTCAGCGACCGCCTGGACGCCCAGGCCTTCAAGCCCCAGTGGCGCGACGTGCCGCTGGCCGACATCGTCGATGCGGCCGCCGAGCTGGTGCAGTGGTCCCGCCGCCACCACCTGCGCCTGGACACCGCACGCGCCCCGGCGTGGTGGACCTGCGACCCGGCGCTGGTGCGCATCGCCCTGTCCAACCTGGTGGACAACGCCGTCAAGCACGCCGGGCCCGGGGAGATCACCCTCAGCGCGCACAGCCCGGCGCCCGGCCTGCTGGCACTGGCCGTGAGCGACCAGGGGCCTGGCCTGCCGCCCGAGGCGGCGCAGCACCTCTTCGCGCGCTACGAGCGCGGCGCACGCACCGGCCAGGCCAGCGGCTACGGGCTGGGCCTGTGGGTGGCGCGGCGCATCGCACAGTTGCACGGCGGCGACGTGCAGGCCACGGCGTCGGCGCAGGGCGGCACCTGCTTCACGCTCACCCTGGCGAGCGGCGGGGCCGCGGCATCCGCCGGGCGCTCCTCATTCAATAGCTGA
- a CDS encoding peptidoglycan DD-metalloendopeptidase family protein encodes MPLSRRPLLGTLLASAVPLLLPARTRAAPPPAETGPWPRALAVPGGVARLPLGPASTAPQVFTEAGGERVPVLVQGDAITWTALVGIPLAAPVGPAHLRVVPAEGSERDLGYTVAPKKYQEQRLTVAPRTVDLSPEDNARYERERTHQQQVMATVTTPLPAQLRMRAPVPGRRSSSFGLRRVFNGQPRNPHSGMDIAAPTGTPVAAPLPGRVIDTGDYFFNGGTVWLDHGGGLLTMYCHLSRIGVQVGQTLGTGEPLGDVGATGRVTGPHLHWGVMLNRCMVDPALFL; translated from the coding sequence ATGCCTCTTTCCCGCCGCCCCCTGCTGGGCACGCTGCTGGCCAGTGCAGTGCCGTTGCTTCTTCCCGCCCGCACCCGGGCAGCCCCGCCCCCCGCCGAAACCGGCCCCTGGCCCCGCGCCCTGGCCGTGCCCGGTGGCGTCGCCCGGCTGCCACTGGGCCCGGCAAGCACAGCGCCCCAAGTGTTCACCGAAGCGGGCGGCGAGCGCGTCCCCGTGCTGGTGCAGGGTGACGCCATCACCTGGACGGCGCTGGTAGGCATTCCCCTGGCCGCGCCCGTGGGGCCCGCACACCTGCGCGTGGTGCCGGCCGAGGGCAGCGAGCGCGATCTGGGCTACACCGTGGCACCCAAAAAGTACCAGGAGCAGCGCCTCACGGTAGCGCCGCGCACGGTGGATCTGTCGCCCGAGGACAACGCCCGCTACGAGCGCGAGCGCACCCACCAGCAGCAGGTGATGGCCACCGTCACCACCCCGCTGCCGGCCCAGTTGCGCATGCGCGCGCCCGTGCCAGGGCGGCGCTCCAGCTCCTTCGGGCTGCGGCGCGTGTTCAACGGCCAGCCGCGCAATCCGCACAGCGGCATGGACATCGCCGCGCCCACGGGCACGCCGGTGGCGGCGCCGCTGCCGGGCCGGGTCATCGACACGGGGGACTATTTCTTCAACGGCGGCACCGTGTGGCTGGACCACGGCGGCGGACTGCTGACCATGTACTGCCACCTCAGCCGCATCGGCGTCCAGGTGGGGCAGACGCTGGGCACCGGCGAGCCTCTGGGCGACGTGGGCGCCACCGGCCGCGTGACCGGGCCGCACCTGCACTGGGGCGTGATGCTCAACCGCTGCATGGTCGATCCGGCGCTGTTTCTCTGA
- a CDS encoding FUSC family protein, producing the protein MAPAVHGSEPARVSPHLRAALRVALSHYVASGVAAALGLLLVSVGVHLWLGMGAASVAAVGAIVAIPPDMPAPRRGKFWHMLPAPLLGMPLFFAVQRLEALPWALGLLLVPATFLAFLAMAWGKRGAPVAIAAMFALVFSMATPAPQGETTQAALTATLHFGIGALLYLPYAVLANRLLNARYRVQFLADALLSLAALMRLQARQFTPAQQPPDGPGGGARLMAGLLRSQAALTDQLQAARDIVLEAPSTARRLRLADMLMCVLEMRDHLLACSLDLDALRGQPAQAPALERLQAMLHALAGEIERLADALLLGRRPAPFTLAPLAPAAPEAGPPPGYFTPALLAQGLAQRVGHLHEEAGRLVAVARGEAAPNLAVVRASWQMFVSPVGWGWQPLWGVWRWQAAPLRHALRAALAIGAGYAVSLLVPWRVHPYWIILTIVVVLRGSLAQTLERRNARVGGTLLGCVLASAVLAAHLPPLGLVVCLTLAQAVAHAFAIRFYLVTAVAATVLGLVQSHMLHTGDSTAFALFERMADTLIGAGLAWAFAYVLPSWERHQVPALVERTLAAQARHAREALGLAQLQAVDNQPELAWRLARREAYDSLSELVQATGRAWKEPRAVRPPLAPLEHMQTHAYQLLAQLTAVKTLLLLRRGHLRVEELQPLLDAAARRIEAQLLGAAPAAGHADAQGTEPEPLPPLAQDDLTPWLLRRLAQAEALAARLRADAERVRAPESGAASA; encoded by the coding sequence ATGGCGCCAGCAGTACATGGATCCGAGCCAGCTCGGGTGAGCCCGCACCTGCGCGCCGCGCTGCGCGTGGCCTTGAGCCACTACGTCGCCAGCGGCGTGGCCGCCGCGCTCGGGCTGCTGCTGGTCTCCGTGGGCGTGCACCTGTGGCTGGGGATGGGTGCGGCATCGGTGGCCGCCGTGGGCGCCATTGTGGCCATCCCGCCCGACATGCCGGCGCCGCGGCGCGGCAAGTTCTGGCACATGCTGCCCGCGCCGCTGCTGGGCATGCCGCTGTTCTTCGCCGTGCAGCGGCTCGAAGCCCTGCCCTGGGCGCTGGGCCTGCTGCTGGTGCCGGCCACGTTCCTGGCCTTCCTGGCCATGGCCTGGGGCAAGCGCGGCGCGCCCGTGGCCATCGCGGCCATGTTCGCGCTGGTGTTCTCCATGGCCACGCCGGCGCCGCAGGGCGAGACCACGCAGGCCGCGCTCACTGCCACGCTGCATTTCGGGATCGGGGCCCTGCTGTACCTGCCCTATGCCGTGCTGGCCAACCGGCTGCTCAACGCGCGCTACCGCGTGCAGTTCCTGGCCGACGCGCTGCTGTCGCTGGCGGCGCTGATGCGCCTGCAGGCGCGGCAGTTCACGCCCGCGCAGCAACCGCCGGACGGGCCGGGCGGGGGCGCGCGGCTCATGGCGGGCCTGCTGCGCAGCCAGGCGGCGCTGACCGACCAGCTGCAGGCCGCACGCGACATCGTGCTCGAAGCCCCTTCCACCGCGCGCCGCCTGCGCCTGGCCGACATGCTGATGTGCGTGCTGGAGATGCGCGACCACCTCCTGGCCTGCAGCCTGGACCTGGACGCCTTGCGCGGCCAGCCCGCGCAGGCCCCGGCGCTCGAGCGCCTGCAGGCCATGCTGCATGCCCTGGCCGGCGAGATCGAGCGCCTGGCGGATGCCCTGCTGCTCGGGCGCCGGCCCGCGCCCTTCACGCTGGCCCCCCTGGCGCCCGCGGCCCCCGAGGCCGGGCCGCCGCCCGGCTACTTCACCCCGGCGCTGCTGGCCCAGGGGCTGGCGCAGCGCGTGGGCCACCTGCATGAGGAGGCGGGCCGCCTTGTGGCAGTGGCGCGCGGCGAGGCCGCGCCCAACCTGGCGGTGGTGCGTGCGAGCTGGCAGATGTTCGTCAGCCCCGTGGGCTGGGGCTGGCAGCCGCTGTGGGGTGTGTGGCGCTGGCAGGCCGCGCCGCTGCGCCACGCGTTGCGCGCCGCGCTGGCCATTGGCGCGGGCTACGCCGTGTCGCTGCTGGTGCCCTGGCGCGTGCATCCCTACTGGATCATCCTGACCATCGTGGTGGTGCTGCGCGGCAGCCTGGCGCAGACGCTGGAGCGGCGCAACGCGCGCGTGGGCGGTACCCTGCTGGGCTGCGTGCTGGCCTCGGCCGTGCTGGCGGCGCACCTGCCGCCGCTCGGCCTGGTGGTGTGCCTGACGCTGGCGCAGGCCGTGGCGCATGCCTTCGCCATCCGCTTCTACCTGGTCACGGCGGTGGCCGCCACGGTGCTGGGGCTGGTGCAGTCGCACATGCTGCACACGGGTGACAGCACGGCTTTCGCGCTGTTCGAGCGCATGGCCGACACGCTCATCGGCGCGGGCCTGGCCTGGGCCTTCGCCTACGTGCTGCCGTCGTGGGAGCGCCACCAGGTGCCGGCGCTGGTCGAGCGCACGCTGGCCGCCCAGGCGCGCCATGCGCGCGAGGCGCTGGGGCTGGCGCAGCTGCAGGCCGTGGACAACCAGCCCGAGCTGGCCTGGCGCCTGGCGCGGCGCGAGGCCTACGACAGCCTCTCGGAACTGGTGCAGGCCACCGGGCGCGCCTGGAAGGAGCCGCGCGCCGTGCGTCCGCCCCTGGCGCCGCTGGAGCACATGCAGACGCACGCCTACCAGCTGCTGGCGCAGCTCACCGCCGTCAAGACCTTGCTGCTGCTGCGCCGCGGGCATCTGCGCGTCGAGGAACTGCAGCCCTTGCTGGACGCGGCGGCCCGGCGCATCGAGGCGCAACTGCTGGGCGCGGCCCCGGCGGCGGGCCATGCCGACGCGCAGGGCACCGAGCCCGAACCCCTGCCGCCGCTGGCGCAGGACGACCTCACGCCCTGGCTGCTGCGCCGCTTGGCCCAGGCCGAGGCCCTGGCCGCGCGCCTGCGTGCCGATGCCGAGCGCGTGCGTGCTCCCGAATCAGGAGCTGCCAGCGCTTGA
- a CDS encoding pseudouridine synthase, with the protein MRQQPAPAPGAPRLIRFNKPYGVLSQFTPEGRWQGLKAFIDVPGVHAAGRLDADSEGLLLLTSDGALQARIADPRHKMEKTYWAQVEGLPTEDALARLRAGVLLNDGPTRPALARLLDPPPALWERDPPIRTRRAIPTAWIALTLREGRNRQVRRMTAAVGHPTLRLVRAAIGPYTLDGLAPGEWAVVAPCASV; encoded by the coding sequence ATGCGCCAGCAGCCCGCGCCCGCGCCGGGCGCGCCGCGCCTGATCCGCTTCAACAAGCCCTACGGCGTGCTCAGCCAGTTCACGCCCGAGGGGCGCTGGCAGGGGCTCAAGGCGTTCATCGACGTGCCCGGCGTGCACGCCGCCGGGCGGCTCGACGCCGACAGCGAGGGCCTGCTGCTGCTCACCAGCGACGGCGCCCTGCAGGCGCGCATCGCCGACCCACGCCACAAGATGGAAAAGACCTACTGGGCACAGGTCGAGGGCCTTCCCACGGAAGACGCGCTGGCCCGCCTGCGCGCGGGCGTGCTGCTGAACGACGGCCCCACGCGGCCCGCGCTGGCCCGCCTCCTCGACCCGCCCCCGGCGCTGTGGGAGCGCGACCCGCCGATCCGCACGCGGCGCGCCATTCCCACGGCCTGGATCGCGCTGACCCTGCGCGAGGGACGCAACCGCCAGGTGCGCCGCATGACCGCCGCCGTGGGCCACCCCACGCTGCGCCTGGTGCGCGCCGCCATCGGCCCCTACACGCTCGACGGGCTGGCGCCCGGCGAATGGGCCGTCGTGGCCCCCTGCGCAAGCGTATAG
- the gshA gene encoding glutamate--cysteine ligase, whose product MNTLHERVAALESGRLAGIRRGIEKEGLRVLPTGGLALTPHPQALGAALTHPSITTDYSESQIELITGAHRGVEETLGELTETHQYVLRTLQGAGGEMLWVSSMPCGLPTDETIPLGRYGNSHIGRAKSIYRMGLGHRYGRRMQTISGIHYNWSLPGVGSEEYFALIRNFRRHAFVLLYLFGASPALCPCFVEGREHSLQPLGSQGQALHLPYATSLRMGRLGYQSDAQASLYVSYNGLEGYANSLYEALTRPYAPYEAIGIRNLGGDYNQLGTSLLQIENEFYGTIRPKRTVRRGERPLHALRERGVEYVEVRLMDLDPFEPVGITAQTMRLLDVFLLHCLLSDSPPDTPAEIAELKHNQHQTAERGREPGLLLKRQGESVPLVDWAAQVLAQCAPIAAALDATHGTQAYGAALRDAQATLADAARAPSARVLAAMAQAHGCNFQAFSQAQSERARDHLLALPWSAAQQARQAALAEESWAAQKAIEAADTLGFEEWRQQYMDPSQLG is encoded by the coding sequence ATGAACACATTGCACGAGCGCGTGGCCGCGCTGGAATCGGGGCGCCTCGCGGGTATCCGGCGCGGCATCGAGAAAGAAGGCCTGCGCGTCCTGCCCACGGGCGGCCTGGCGCTCACCCCGCACCCGCAGGCGCTGGGCGCCGCGCTGACGCACCCCAGCATCACCACCGACTACAGCGAATCGCAGATCGAGCTCATCACCGGCGCCCACCGGGGCGTGGAGGAGACCCTGGGCGAGCTGACCGAGACCCACCAGTACGTGCTGCGCACGCTCCAGGGCGCGGGCGGCGAGATGCTCTGGGTGTCCAGCATGCCCTGCGGCCTGCCGACCGATGAAACCATTCCGCTGGGCCGCTACGGCAATTCGCACATCGGCCGCGCCAAGAGCATCTACCGCATGGGCCTGGGCCACCGCTATGGCCGGCGCATGCAGACCATCTCGGGCATCCACTACAACTGGTCGCTGCCCGGCGTGGGCAGCGAGGAATACTTCGCGCTGATCCGTAACTTCCGCCGCCACGCCTTCGTGCTGCTGTACCTGTTCGGCGCCTCGCCCGCGCTGTGCCCGTGCTTCGTCGAGGGGCGCGAACACAGCCTGCAGCCGCTGGGCAGCCAGGGCCAGGCGCTGCACCTGCCGTATGCCACCTCGCTGCGCATGGGGCGCCTGGGCTACCAGAGCGACGCGCAGGCCAGCCTGTACGTGAGCTACAACGGCCTGGAGGGCTACGCCAACTCGCTGTACGAGGCGCTGACACGGCCCTATGCGCCCTACGAGGCCATCGGCATCCGCAACCTCGGCGGCGACTACAACCAGCTCGGCACCAGCCTGCTGCAGATCGAGAACGAGTTCTACGGCACCATCCGCCCCAAGCGCACCGTGCGCCGCGGCGAGCGCCCGCTGCACGCGCTGCGCGAGCGCGGCGTGGAGTACGTGGAGGTGCGCCTGATGGACCTCGACCCGTTCGAGCCCGTGGGCATCACGGCGCAGACCATGCGCCTGCTCGACGTGTTCCTGCTGCACTGCCTGCTGTCCGACAGCCCGCCCGACACCCCGGCGGAAATCGCCGAACTCAAGCACAACCAGCACCAGACGGCCGAGCGCGGGCGCGAGCCGGGGCTGCTGCTCAAGCGCCAGGGCGAGAGCGTGCCACTGGTGGACTGGGCCGCGCAGGTGCTGGCGCAGTGCGCGCCGATCGCCGCCGCGCTCGACGCCACGCACGGCACCCAGGCCTACGGCGCGGCGCTGCGCGACGCCCAGGCCACGCTGGCCGACGCGGCGCGCGCCCCTTCGGCGCGCGTGCTGGCCGCCATGGCGCAGGCGCACGGCTGCAATTTCCAGGCGTTTTCGCAAGCCCAGTCGGAGCGCGCGCGCGACCACCTGCTGGCGCTGCCCTGGAGCGCGGCGCAGCAGGCGCGCCAGGCGGCGCTGGCCGAGGAGTCCTGGGCCGCGCAAAAAGCCATCGAAGCCGCCGACACGCTGGGGTTCGAGGAATGGCGCCAGCAGTACATGGATCCGAGCCAGCTCGGGTGA
- a CDS encoding META and DUF4377 domain-containing protein: protein MYTSTAKTLTALALASLAAACSSTPPAAPMPASSPAAPQLQAYDWDLAAAFDSRNQPATQWQLPGQKPARLHFAGQRVAVQNLCNAASAGYRLDGERLQVERPMSTLRACAEPGLMQLEQRVLQQLPQAQRYTLQGGAETPRLVLHFADGSRWEMAGTPTPETRFGAAGERMFLEVAPQRVACNHPLMPQAQCLRVRDVHYGDNGVRQSVGEWRIFHGEIEGYQHEAGMRNVLRLQRYPATRPGQPQPADAPRHAYLLDMVVETERVAP from the coding sequence ATGTACACATCCACAGCCAAAACCCTGACCGCCCTGGCCCTTGCCAGCCTGGCTGCAGCCTGCAGCAGCACACCGCCCGCCGCGCCCATGCCCGCCTCGTCCCCTGCCGCACCGCAATTGCAAGCCTACGACTGGGATCTGGCAGCCGCCTTCGACAGCAGGAACCAGCCGGCCACCCAGTGGCAGCTGCCAGGCCAGAAGCCCGCGCGGCTGCACTTTGCCGGGCAGCGCGTAGCGGTGCAGAACCTGTGCAACGCCGCAAGCGCCGGATACCGGCTCGACGGCGAACGCCTGCAGGTGGAGCGCCCCATGTCCACCCTGCGCGCCTGCGCCGAGCCCGGCCTGATGCAACTGGAGCAGCGCGTGCTCCAGCAGTTGCCGCAAGCGCAGCGCTACACCCTGCAAGGCGGTGCCGAAACGCCCCGCCTGGTCCTGCACTTCGCCGATGGCAGCCGCTGGGAAATGGCCGGCACGCCCACGCCCGAAACGCGCTTTGGCGCGGCCGGCGAGCGCATGTTCCTGGAAGTGGCGCCCCAGCGCGTGGCCTGCAACCACCCGCTCATGCCCCAGGCCCAGTGCCTGCGCGTGCGCGACGTGCACTACGGCGACAACGGCGTGCGCCAGTCGGTGGGCGAATGGCGCATCTTCCATGGCGAGATCGAGGGCTACCAGCACGAGGCCGGCATGCGCAACGTGCTGCGCCTGCAGCGCTACCCGGCCACGCGCCCTGGCCAGCCGCAGCCGGCCGATGCGCCGCGCCACGCGTACCTGCTGGACATGGTGGTCGAGACCGAGCGCGTGGCCCCTTGA
- a CDS encoding thermonuclease family protein: MPASVLFCLVIAIADGDTLTARCGPPGASRKMQVRIAAIDAPERRQAYGERSRQHLVSLCYRQRATIQPLNKDAYGRTVAHVRCRSTDVNAAQVRAGMAWVYTPYAKDSPQLAPLQRQARAQGRGLWSQRRPMPPWEYRHRYATARSKP; encoded by the coding sequence GTGCCAGCCTCCGTCCTTTTCTGCCTCGTCATCGCCATTGCCGATGGCGACACCCTCACCGCGCGCTGCGGCCCGCCCGGCGCCTCCCGCAAGATGCAGGTGCGCATTGCCGCCATCGACGCGCCAGAGCGCCGCCAGGCCTACGGCGAGCGTTCGCGCCAGCACCTGGTGTCGCTGTGCTACAGGCAGCGCGCCACCATCCAGCCCCTGAACAAAGACGCCTACGGCCGCACCGTGGCCCACGTGCGCTGCCGCAGCACCGACGTGAACGCCGCGCAGGTGCGCGCGGGCATGGCCTGGGTGTACACGCCCTACGCCAAGGACTCCCCGCAGCTGGCGCCCCTGCAGCGCCAGGCACGCGCCCAGGGCCGGGGCCTGTGGTCGCAGCGCCGGCCCATGCCACCGTGGGAGTACCGCCACCGCTACGCCACGGCGCGCTCCAAGCCCTGA
- a CDS encoding oxidoreductase, which translates to MPSEPPSSAIPATDLASARALFAALQARAQARGVALRPPPPEPASCCGRGCNGCVWEGFFHATEYWRQQALRQLEGPETHAPRMRGDA; encoded by the coding sequence ATGCCATCCGAGCCCCCCTCCAGCGCCATCCCCGCCACCGACCTGGCCAGCGCCCGCGCGCTGTTCGCCGCGCTGCAGGCACGGGCCCAGGCGCGCGGCGTGGCGCTGCGCCCGCCCCCGCCCGAGCCCGCGAGCTGCTGCGGCCGGGGGTGCAACGGCTGCGTGTGGGAGGGGTTCTTCCACGCCACCGAATACTGGCGCCAGCAGGCGCTGCGGCAGCTCGAAGGCCCGGAAACGCACGCCCCCCGCATGCGCGGCGATGCATGA
- the ylqF gene encoding ribosome biogenesis GTPase YlqF, protein MAIQWFPGHMHLTRKAIAERIKDIDVVIELLDARLPGSSANPLLSELTGHRPTLKILNKQDLADPARTPAWLDWYNARPGTRAIALDASERAPARRLLAACQELAPERRGLARPMRVLTCGIPNVGKSTLINSLAGRAQAKTGDEAGITKQEQRIVVADDFYLWDTPGMLWPRIIVAQSGFNLAASGAVGRNAYDEELVVLELLGYLQRHYAQALVERYRLDMAPQAVAQLHDDELLTAIGRKRGAVMSGGRVNIQKAAELVLTDLRAGAIGRVTLETPPEFAAWLAAGEAQEEERKARKAERDRERKNKGRGRG, encoded by the coding sequence ATGGCCATCCAGTGGTTCCCCGGTCACATGCACCTCACGCGCAAGGCGATCGCCGAGCGCATCAAAGACATCGACGTGGTGATCGAACTGCTCGATGCGCGGCTGCCCGGCTCCAGCGCCAACCCGCTGCTGTCCGAGCTCACGGGCCACCGTCCCACGCTCAAGATCCTGAACAAGCAGGACCTGGCCGACCCCGCGCGCACCCCCGCCTGGCTCGACTGGTACAACGCCCGGCCCGGCACGCGCGCCATCGCGCTCGACGCCTCGGAGCGCGCGCCCGCGCGGCGCCTGCTGGCCGCCTGCCAGGAGCTGGCGCCCGAGCGGCGCGGCCTGGCGCGGCCGATGCGCGTGTTGACCTGCGGCATTCCGAACGTGGGCAAGTCCACGCTCATCAACAGCCTGGCCGGCCGCGCGCAGGCCAAGACGGGCGACGAGGCCGGCATCACGAAGCAGGAGCAGCGCATCGTCGTGGCCGACGACTTCTACCTCTGGGACACGCCTGGCATGCTCTGGCCGCGCATCATCGTGGCGCAGAGCGGCTTCAACCTGGCCGCCAGCGGCGCCGTGGGCCGCAACGCCTACGACGAGGAGCTGGTGGTGCTGGAACTGCTGGGCTACCTGCAGCGCCACTATGCGCAGGCCCTGGTGGAACGCTACAGGCTGGACATGGCGCCGCAGGCCGTGGCGCAGTTGCACGATGATGAGCTGCTCACCGCCATCGGCCGCAAGCGCGGCGCCGTCATGTCGGGCGGGCGCGTCAACATCCAGAAGGCCGCCGAGCTGGTGCTGACCGACCTGCGCGCGGGCGCCATTGGCCGCGTGACGCTGGAGACGCCGCCCGAGTTCGCGGCCTGGCTGGCCGCGGGCGAGGCCCAGGAAGAGGAACGCAAAGCGCGCAAGGCCGAGCGCGACCGGGAGCGCAAGAACAAGGGGCGCGGGCGCGGGTAG
- a CDS encoding pseudouridine synthase: protein MHEPLTILWRDAHAIAVYKPAGWLVHRTGLDAGETRFVVQTLRDQIGQHVYPVHRLDKGTCGVLLLALHGAAARQLGMAFAQHAVRKRYLALVRGWAPEAAEVDHPLRPDDAPPDAPAQPAHTRLQCLARLDWPEAADPRFPTTRVSLAEAWPTTGRRHQVRRHLKHLAHPIIGDATHGKGPLNRWWAQRLGLQRLWLHAWQLEVPHPETGAPLRIDSGLCWPPVPVPAPLPAQAPPPGAQDWQRLLCLPGWERRGG from the coding sequence ATGCACGAGCCCCTCACCATCCTCTGGCGCGACGCGCACGCCATCGCCGTGTACAAGCCCGCGGGCTGGCTGGTGCACCGCACGGGCCTGGACGCGGGCGAGACGCGCTTTGTGGTGCAGACGCTGCGCGACCAGATCGGCCAGCATGTGTACCCGGTGCACCGGCTCGACAAGGGCACCTGCGGCGTGCTGCTCCTGGCCCTGCACGGCGCGGCGGCGCGCCAGTTGGGCATGGCGTTCGCGCAGCACGCCGTGCGCAAGCGCTACCTGGCGCTGGTGCGCGGCTGGGCACCCGAGGCCGCCGAGGTGGACCACCCGCTGCGGCCCGACGATGCTCCGCCGGACGCCCCGGCCCAGCCCGCGCACACGCGCTTGCAGTGCCTGGCGCGGCTCGACTGGCCCGAGGCGGCCGACCCGCGCTTTCCCACCACGCGCGTATCGCTCGCCGAGGCCTGGCCGACCACGGGCCGGCGCCACCAGGTGCGGCGCCATCTCAAGCACCTGGCCCACCCCATCATTGGCGATGCCACCCACGGCAAGGGCCCGCTGAACCGCTGGTGGGCACAACGCCTGGGCCTGCAGCGGCTGTGGCTGCACGCGTGGCAATTGGAGGTGCCCCACCCGGAGACGGGCGCGCCGCTGCGGATCGACAGCGGGCTGTGCTGGCCCCCCGTGCCCGTGCCCGCGCCCCTCCCCGCGCAGGCGCCGCCGCCCGGTGCGCAGGACTGGCAGCGGCTGCTGTGCCTGCCCGGCTGGGAGCGCCGGGGCGGCTGA